Within Streptomyces roseirectus, the genomic segment GGCTGGTGAGCGTCGAGGGGTGGTCGGGCCCGAGCACGCGCGCGAAGTGGTCGACGACGGCCCGGTGTTCGCGCTCCGCCTCGGCGACCTTCCCCCGCGCGTGCAGCACGACGGCGAGGTTCTCCCGGCTGGTGAGCGTCGACGGGTGGTCGGGGCCCAGCACGCGCGCGTACCCCTCGTACACGGCGCGGTGCATCCGCTCGGCCTCGCCGAGGCGTTCGACGGCGTGCAGCACCAGCGTCGGGCTGCCCCGGCTGGTCAGGGCGTCGGGGTGGTCGGGGTCGAAGACGCGGGTGCTGGTGTCGAGGACGGTGTGCTGTTCGGCCTCGGCGTCCTCCAGGCGGCCCAGCGACTTGAGGACGGCGGCGGTGTTGGGCGTCGCGTCCGCCGCGTCGAGCAGCCGCTCGTAGGCCGCGAGGACGGCGCAGTGCTCGGCCTCCGCCTCGGCGGCCTGTCCGAGGTCGTGCAGCACGAAGGCGTGGTTGTTGCGGTTGGTGAGCGTGGCGGGGTGGCTCTCGCCGAGGTCGCGCATGCGGACGTCGCTGACGATCCGGTGCTGTGCCTCGGCCTCCTCCAGGCGGTCGAGGTCGCGCAGGGCGAGGGCGAGGTTGTTGCGGCTGACCAGGGTCGCGGGGTCGTCGGGTCCCAGGACGCGGACGCGGGCCTCCAGGACGGCCCGGTGTTCGGCCTCGGCCTCCCGCAGGCGGCCCAGCACGCGCAGCACGGCGGCGTGGTGGCCCCGGCTGGTCAGGGTGTCGGGGTCGTCGTCCCCCAGCGAGGCGATCCGGGTGTCGCGCACCCGCTCGTAGGCGTCCAGCGCGATGGCGTACCGGCCGTGCGCGCGGGCGATGGTCCCGATCCGCATGGTGTCGGCGGCGTCCGCGAACCCGAGGACGGTGGTGAGGACCGTGTCGGAGACCGGCGAGGCCGTCTCGTCGACGAGGTAGTCGTACACGTCGACCGTGTCCGCGTCCACCGGGGTGAGCAGGGCCGTGGTGGTCCGGACGTCCGTCGCCCACTCCCACGCCTGCGCCAGGGCCTCGCCCGGGTAGGGGGTGCCGCCGCGCCGGGGCAGGTGGTGGACGGCCAGTTCCTCCAGGACGGCGCGCGGCAGCGGGGCGGTGACGCCGGCGCGGCGGCAGTCCACGGCGGCCGACACGAGGGCGGCGCCGCGGACGTGTTCCCCGCCGTCGCGGGCGGCGTGCCAGCGGTGCAGGAGTTCGGGGCCGGCCGACAGGTACTCGGCGATGCCGAAGCGGTCGGCGTGGTCGAGGGCCGCCTCGATGCGGGGGTCCCAGGTGCGGGTGGCGGCGCGGTCGCGTTCCGCCGGGGAGAACATCCTCGGCAGGTCGATGCGGTGGGCGAGCGCGAGCGCGTCCAGGACCTCGCGGTTGAGGGGGCGCGAGCCGTTGTCCGTGCGCAGGTAGGTGTCGAGTTCGCCGGCGCGGATCGTGGCCAGGACGACGCGGTGCTGTCCCTTCGTGTCGAGGAACCGGGTGAGCATGTTCCGTGACAGTCCGCCCTCGCCGAGGAACCGCTCCAGGTCGTCCAGCCACAGTGCGGCGCGCGGGCTGCCGGCCGTCTGCTCGATCGCGTACGGGAGCGCCGTGCGGGTCTGCGGGGCGATCAGGGTGTGCTGCGGCAGCGTCGCGGTGAGCCCTTCGTACGCGGCCCGGGACTTGCCGGCCGTCGAGTCGCCGACGATGAGGACGAACGCGCCCGAGGCCGCGAGGTGTTCGCGCAGTTCGTCGTCGATGTCCCTGGGCACGTACGGGGGCTGGCTCGTCGTCGTGCGGCTGGTGCCGCGGCGCGCGGCGTGCACGCCGAGGCGGGTCAGTTCCGCCACGTCCCGGACGGCGGGGAGTTCGCCGCCCATGGTCAGGCAGCCGTCGCGCACGAACGCGGCGTTCTCGCGGTCCTGCTGGAACCTGTGGAGCAGGCCGTCCTTCCAGAACCCGGCGAAGACCGCCGCGATCGCCGCCAGCCCCACCGCGCTCGCGGCGATCGCCGGTGACCTCAGCCGCGCCGCCGCGAGGATCCCCGGCA encodes:
- a CDS encoding tetratricopeptide repeat protein gives rise to the protein MAKQLGPVLLATGAAVVVVLPGILAAARLRSPAIAASAVGLAAIAAVFAGFWKDGLLHRFQQDRENAAFVRDGCLTMGGELPAVRDVAELTRLGVHAARRGTSRTTTSQPPYVPRDIDDELREHLAASGAFVLIVGDSTAGKSRAAYEGLTATLPQHTLIAPQTRTALPYAIEQTAGSPRAALWLDDLERFLGEGGLSRNMLTRFLDTKGQHRVVLATIRAGELDTYLRTDNGSRPLNREVLDALALAHRIDLPRMFSPAERDRAATRTWDPRIEAALDHADRFGIAEYLSAGPELLHRWHAARDGGEHVRGAALVSAAVDCRRAGVTAPLPRAVLEELAVHHLPRRGGTPYPGEALAQAWEWATDVRTTTALLTPVDADTVDVYDYLVDETASPVSDTVLTTVLGFADAADTMRIGTIARAHGRYAIALDAYERVRDTRIASLGDDDPDTLTSRGHHAAVLRVLGRLREAEAEHRAVLEARVRVLGPDDPATLVSRNNLALALRDLDRLEEAEAQHRIVSDVRMRDLGESHPATLTNRNNHAFVLHDLGQAAEAEAEHCAVLAAYERLLDAADATPNTAAVLKSLGRLEDAEAEQHTVLDTSTRVFDPDHPDALTSRGSPTLVLHAVERLGEAERMHRAVYEGYARVLGPDHPSTLTSRENLAVVLHARGKVAEAEREHRAVVDHFARVLGPDHPSTLTSRCNLAVVLQALGRAPEAEKEHRAVLEAFTRLLGPDHPSTLTSRNYLAALLLSQDKTAQAEAEQRVVLEGFGRVLGPEHSSTLTSRGNLGVVLHALGRYAEAEPELRAALEGFARRRGPLHPSTLSARSNHAAALHSLGLVTEAESELRAVLDGFTAILGADHPRTLRARETLRRGGRRR